In Rhizophagus irregularis chromosome 19, complete sequence, the following are encoded in one genomic region:
- a CDS encoding 60S ribosomal protein eL13: protein MKHNNRIPNVHYHKDWQLHVKTWFDQPGRKKRRRLNRINKAARIAPRPVELLRPAVRCPTLKYNTKLRAGRGFTLDELKEAGIRRKEALTIGIPVDHRRKNRSVESLQLNVQRLKTYKSKLIIFPKNAKKPKKADSAPAETANATQQKGAVLPIKQTWTREKARPITDEEKAVSAYAVLRKARSDARLVGVREVRRKAKEEEEATKKK, encoded by the exons ATGAAGCACAATAATCGAATTCCGAACGTTCATTATCACAAGGATTGGCAGTTGCATGTTAAGACTTGGTTCGATCAGCCTGGACgaaaaaagagaagaagaCTCAATCGTATCAATAAGGCCGCTCGAATTGCTCCACGCCCTGTCGAACTTTTGAGACCAGCAGTAAGATGCCCCAcacttaaatataatactaaattaagaGCTGGTCGTGGATTCACTCTTGATGAGCTCAAG GAAGCTGGAATTCGTCGTAAAGAAGCACTTACTATTGGTATTCCTGTTGACCACCGACGCAAAAATCGATCAGTTGAATCTCTTCAACTTAATGTTCAACGTTTGAAGACATATAAGAGCAAACTCATTATCTTCCctaaaaatgccaaaaaacCAAAGAAGGCTGATTCAGCG CCGGCTGAAACAGCCAATGCAACTCAACAAAAGGGCGCGGTCTTACCAATTAAACAAACATGGACGAGAGAAAAGGCTCGACCTATTACTGATGAAGAAAAGGCTGTTAGCGCATATGCTGTTTTGCGTAAAGCTCGCTCTGACGCCCGTCTTGTTGGTGTACGTGAAGTCCGTCGTAAGGCCAAGGAAGAGGAAGAAGCTACtaagaagaaataa